In a single window of the Saccharothrix australiensis genome:
- a CDS encoding WXG100 family type VII secretion target codes for MSGGFRVDPDELAGFADRLADAADELGAVRSALAEPVGDLGPGGIAAAVTGLLAEWSDTVRGLDVTGVAESVRAAAATYRQADELRRD; via the coding sequence ATGAGCGGTGGCTTCCGGGTCGACCCGGACGAACTGGCCGGGTTCGCCGACCGGCTCGCCGACGCGGCCGACGAACTGGGCGCGGTGCGGTCCGCGCTGGCCGAGCCGGTCGGCGACCTGGGTCCGGGCGGCATCGCGGCGGCCGTGACCGGCTTGCTCGCGGAGTGGTCGGACACGGTGCGGGGCCTGGACGTGACCGGGGTCGCGGAGTCGGTGCGCGCGGCGGCCGCCACCTACCGGCAGGCCGACGAGCTGCGCCGTGACTGA
- a CDS encoding uridine kinase family protein encodes MLLAGPSGSGKSTLAADLGWPVLRLDDFYREGDDPLLPRDEAGRPDWDAEESWNTGDALRAVVGLATTGRVEAPVYALGEDRRVGCRVVEARGPFIAEGLFADRLVAGCREAGVLRDAIVLAPDALVTFARRFARDVAEARKPVPLLLRRGLRLLREQPALVRRCVTAGMRRLTPQQARAELAAAPAAVVAEHHGGAANTR; translated from the coding sequence GTGTTGCTCGCCGGTCCGTCCGGCTCGGGCAAGTCCACCCTCGCCGCCGACCTGGGCTGGCCGGTGCTCCGCCTGGACGACTTCTACCGCGAGGGCGACGACCCGCTGCTGCCGCGCGACGAGGCGGGCCGCCCCGACTGGGACGCCGAGGAGTCGTGGAACACCGGCGACGCGCTGCGGGCGGTGGTCGGGCTGGCCACCACCGGCCGGGTGGAGGCGCCGGTCTACGCGCTCGGCGAGGACCGGCGGGTCGGGTGCCGCGTCGTGGAGGCGCGGGGGCCGTTCATCGCCGAGGGCCTGTTCGCGGACCGGCTGGTGGCGGGCTGCCGGGAGGCGGGCGTGCTGCGGGACGCCATCGTGCTGGCGCCCGACGCCCTCGTCACGTTCGCGCGCCGGTTCGCCCGCGACGTGGCGGAGGCGCGCAAGCCCGTACCCCTGCTGCTCCGCCGCGGGCTGCGGCTGCTGCGCGAGCAGCCCGCCCTGGTGCGCCGCTGCGTCACGGCCGGGATGCGCCGGCTGACCCCGCAGCAGGCGCGCGCCGAGCTGGCCGCCGCGCCGGCGGCCGTCGTCGCCGAGCACCACGGCGGTGCCGCGAACACCCGCTGA
- a CDS encoding DEAD/DEAH box helicase, translated as MTLTDLLPPTADPDLLYETFAEWAQGRGLELYPAQQEALIEIVSGSNVILSTPTGSGKSLVALGAHFAALAAGRRTYYTAPIKALVSEKFFALIDTFGAENVGMMTGDASVNESAPIICCTAEILANIALRDGADADVGQVVMDEFHFYSEPDRGWAWQVPLIELPKAQFVLMSATLGDVTFFEKDLTRRTGRPTATVRSAQRPVPLNFQYVTTPLHETIEELLHGREAPIYVVHFTQASALERAQSLMSVNVATRAEKDAIAAMIGRFRFTSGFGKTLSRLVRHGIGVHHAGMLPKYRRLVEQLAQAGLLKVICGTDTLGVGINVPIRTVVFTALSKYDGTRTRHLKAREFHQIAGRAGRAGYDTMGTVVVQAPDHVVENEKALAKAGDDPKKRRKVVRKKAPEGFVSWSDQTFERLKNADPEPLTSSFAVSHAMLLNVIGRPGDTFAAMRHLLEDNHEDRPAQRRHILRAISMYRALLAAGVVERDGPHVRLTVDLQVNFALNQPLSPFALAAFDLLDRESPSYALDVLSIVESTLDDPRQVLSAQEHKARGEAIGAMKADGIEYDQRMELLEEVTHPKPLAGLLEAAFATYRRGHPWVADHHLSPKSVVRDMFERAMTFGEYVSYYQLARSEGLVLRYLADAYKALRQTVPGDAKTEDLNDLVEWLGELVRQVDSSLLDEWEKLRNPGAEDAGAVLDEAPPAVTRNPRAFRVLVRNALFRRVELAARRNYHELGQLDGDAGWGAEDWADALEPYFEEHDEIGLGPNARGPALLVITEEPGRWVVRQVFDDPAADHDWGFTAEVDLAASDELGTAAVRITEVGRL; from the coding sequence ATGACTCTCACCGACCTGCTGCCGCCCACCGCCGACCCGGACCTCCTCTACGAAACGTTCGCCGAGTGGGCGCAAGGCCGGGGCCTGGAGCTGTACCCCGCGCAGCAGGAGGCGTTGATCGAGATCGTCTCCGGCTCGAACGTCATCCTCAGCACGCCCACCGGCTCGGGCAAGAGCCTGGTCGCCCTCGGCGCGCACTTCGCCGCGCTGGCCGCGGGCAGGCGCACCTACTACACCGCGCCGATCAAGGCCCTGGTGTCGGAGAAGTTCTTCGCCCTCATCGACACGTTCGGCGCGGAGAACGTCGGCATGATGACCGGCGACGCCAGCGTCAACGAGTCCGCGCCGATCATCTGCTGCACCGCCGAGATCCTCGCCAACATCGCCCTGCGCGACGGCGCGGACGCCGACGTCGGCCAGGTCGTCATGGACGAGTTCCACTTCTACTCCGAGCCCGATCGCGGCTGGGCGTGGCAGGTGCCGCTGATCGAGCTGCCGAAGGCGCAGTTCGTGCTGATGTCGGCGACGCTGGGCGACGTCACGTTCTTCGAGAAGGACCTGACCCGCCGCACCGGCCGCCCGACCGCGACGGTCCGCTCGGCCCAGCGCCCGGTGCCGCTGAACTTCCAGTACGTGACGACGCCGCTGCACGAGACGATCGAGGAGCTGCTGCACGGCCGGGAAGCGCCGATCTACGTGGTCCACTTCACCCAGGCGTCCGCCCTGGAGCGCGCGCAGTCGCTGATGAGCGTCAACGTCGCCACCCGCGCCGAGAAGGACGCCATCGCCGCCATGATCGGGCGGTTCCGGTTCACCTCCGGGTTCGGCAAGACGCTGTCCCGGCTCGTCCGCCACGGTATCGGCGTGCACCACGCGGGGATGCTGCCCAAGTACCGCCGCCTGGTCGAGCAGCTCGCGCAGGCGGGTCTGCTGAAGGTCATCTGCGGCACGGACACGCTCGGCGTCGGCATCAACGTCCCCATCCGCACGGTGGTGTTCACCGCGCTCTCCAAGTACGACGGCACGCGCACCCGGCACCTCAAGGCCCGTGAGTTCCACCAGATCGCGGGCCGCGCCGGCCGCGCGGGCTACGACACGATGGGCACCGTCGTCGTGCAGGCCCCCGACCACGTGGTGGAGAACGAGAAGGCGCTCGCGAAGGCGGGCGACGACCCGAAGAAGCGGCGGAAGGTCGTGCGCAAGAAGGCGCCCGAGGGTTTCGTCTCGTGGAGCGACCAGACCTTCGAGCGCCTCAAGAACGCCGACCCCGAGCCGCTGACGTCCAGCTTCGCGGTGAGCCACGCCATGCTGCTCAACGTGATCGGCCGCCCCGGCGACACCTTCGCCGCCATGCGCCACCTGCTGGAGGACAACCACGAGGACCGGCCCGCGCAGCGCAGGCACATCCTGCGCGCCATCTCGATGTACCGGGCGCTGCTGGCGGCGGGCGTGGTGGAGCGCGACGGGCCGCACGTGCGGCTGACCGTCGACCTCCAGGTCAACTTCGCGCTCAACCAGCCGCTGTCGCCGTTCGCGCTGGCCGCGTTCGACCTGCTGGACCGCGAGTCGCCGAGCTACGCGCTGGACGTGCTGTCGATCGTGGAGTCCACGCTGGACGACCCGCGCCAGGTGCTGTCCGCGCAGGAGCACAAGGCGCGCGGCGAGGCGATCGGCGCGATGAAGGCCGACGGCATCGAGTACGACCAGCGGATGGAACTGCTGGAGGAGGTCACGCACCCCAAGCCGCTGGCCGGGTTGCTGGAGGCCGCGTTCGCCACCTACCGGCGCGGGCACCCGTGGGTCGCCGACCACCACCTGTCGCCGAAGTCCGTGGTGCGGGACATGTTCGAGCGGGCGATGACGTTCGGCGAGTACGTGTCCTACTACCAGCTCGCCCGCTCCGAGGGCCTGGTGCTGCGCTACCTCGCCGACGCGTACAAGGCGCTGCGGCAGACCGTGCCGGGCGACGCGAAGACCGAGGACCTCAACGACCTGGTGGAGTGGCTCGGCGAGCTGGTGCGCCAGGTGGACTCCAGCCTGCTCGACGAGTGGGAGAAGCTGCGCAATCCGGGCGCCGAGGACGCCGGGGCCGTGCTGGACGAGGCGCCGCCCGCGGTCACCCGCAACCCGCGCGCGTTCCGGGTGCTGGTGCGCAACGCCCTGTTCCGCCGGGTCGAGCTGGCGGCGCGCCGGAACTACCACGAGCTGGGGCAGCTGGACGGCGACGCGGGCTGGGGCGCGGAGGACTGGGCGGACGCGCTGGAGCCGTACTTCGAGGAGCACGACGAGATCGGCCTCGGCCCGAACGCGCGCGGCCCGGCCCTGCTGGTGATCACCGAGGAGCCCGGCCGCTGGGTCGTCCGGCAGGTCTTCGACGACCCAGCCGCGGACCACGACTGGGGCTTCACCGCCGAGGTCGACCTCGCCGCGTCCGACGAGCTGGGCACGGCCGCGGTGCGGATCACCGAAGTCGGCAGGC